Proteins from one Streptomyces genisteinicus genomic window:
- a CDS encoding cupin domain-containing protein yields MKAFRLDELEAERAANDGAYLQFLRERNMSVGLYALDAGQVDPQLPHNQDEVYFVVSGRASITVGMETTQVGRGSVVYVPAGVAHKFHHISEDLRVMVVFSPPEG; encoded by the coding sequence ATGAAGGCATTCCGACTGGACGAGCTGGAGGCGGAGCGCGCCGCCAATGACGGCGCGTACCTGCAGTTCCTGCGCGAGCGGAACATGTCGGTCGGGCTGTACGCGCTCGACGCCGGCCAGGTGGACCCCCAGCTCCCCCACAACCAGGACGAGGTCTACTTCGTCGTGAGCGGCCGGGCGTCGATCACCGTCGGGATGGAGACGACCCAGGTGGGGCGCGGCAGCGTGGTCTACGTGCCCGCCGGGGTGGCGCACAAGTTCCACCACATCAGCGAGGACCTGCGGGTCATGGTGGTCTTCTCGCCCCCCGAGGGATGA
- a CDS encoding phage holin family protein, whose translation MMNFVVKTLANAGALLVAIWLLPDMTLTGGSTGKKALSLVLVALIFGLVNVVVKPVVKLLTLPLFILTLGLITLVVNALMLMLTSWLADQFSLNFHVEGFGTAVLGGLIISVVSWALNVALPDRD comes from the coding sequence ATGATGAATTTCGTAGTCAAGACGCTCGCGAACGCGGGGGCCCTGCTGGTCGCCATCTGGCTGCTCCCGGACATGACGCTCACCGGTGGCAGCACCGGGAAGAAGGCGCTCAGCCTGGTGCTGGTCGCGCTGATCTTCGGTCTGGTCAACGTCGTCGTGAAGCCCGTGGTGAAGCTGCTCACGCTGCCTCTGTTCATCCTCACGCTCGGGCTGATCACCCTGGTGGTCAACGCCCTGATGCTGATGCTCACCTCCTGGCTCGCCGACCAGTTCTCCCTCAACTTCCATGTCGAGGGCTTCGGCACCGCCGTCCTCGGCGGACTGATCATCTCCGTGGTCTCCTGGGCCCTGAACGTGGCCCTCCCGGACCGGGACTGA
- a CDS encoding cystathionine gamma-lyase, translating to MTDTPLGEGTRAVRAGLPETRQYEPTLPGPVFAAHFHLSGDPTGPYMYGRDSNPTWTHLERAIGELEAPGETVHTISFASGMAAISAVLMSQLRSGDAVVLPGDGYQVLPLVREQLEAYGIEVRTAPTGGDAQLDVLDGARLLWIETPSNPNLDVCDVRRLAAAAHAAGALVAVDNTLATPLGQRPLDLGADFSVASDTKGMTGHGDILLGHVTCRDAARADEVRRWRKIVGAIPGPMEAWLAHRSLATLQLRSDRQNATALALAQALEQRADVAGLRYPGLPGDPSHRIAARQMRRFGCVVSFVLPDRAHAERFLAALRLVDDATSFGGIRSTAERRRRWGGDDVPEGFIRFSVGAEDPEDLLADVARALDEAAAGRS from the coding sequence ATGACGGACACACCCCTGGGCGAGGGCACCCGAGCGGTACGCGCGGGACTGCCGGAGACACGGCAGTACGAACCGACCCTGCCGGGCCCGGTGTTCGCCGCCCACTTCCATCTCTCCGGCGACCCCACCGGTCCCTACATGTACGGCCGCGACTCCAACCCCACCTGGACCCATCTGGAGCGCGCCATCGGCGAGCTGGAGGCTCCGGGCGAGACGGTCCACACCATCTCCTTCGCCTCGGGGATGGCGGCGATCTCCGCGGTCCTCATGTCCCAGCTGCGCTCCGGCGACGCCGTGGTCCTGCCCGGCGACGGCTACCAGGTGCTGCCCCTCGTGCGGGAACAGCTGGAGGCCTACGGGATCGAGGTGCGCACCGCGCCCACCGGCGGCGACGCGCAGCTCGACGTCCTCGACGGGGCACGGCTGCTGTGGATCGAGACCCCGTCCAACCCGAACCTCGACGTGTGCGACGTGCGGCGGCTCGCCGCTGCGGCGCACGCGGCGGGCGCCCTCGTCGCCGTCGACAACACGCTCGCCACGCCGCTCGGCCAGCGCCCTCTCGACCTGGGCGCCGACTTCTCGGTGGCCAGCGACACCAAGGGAATGACCGGCCACGGGGACATCCTGCTCGGCCACGTCACGTGCCGGGACGCCGCCCGCGCCGACGAGGTGCGGCGCTGGCGCAAGATCGTCGGCGCGATCCCGGGGCCCATGGAGGCCTGGCTGGCCCACCGCTCGCTCGCCACCCTCCAGCTGCGGTCGGACCGCCAGAACGCGACCGCCCTCGCTCTCGCCCAGGCCCTGGAGCAGCGCGCGGACGTCGCCGGCCTGCGGTACCCGGGGCTGCCGGGCGACCCCTCGCACCGCATCGCCGCCCGGCAGATGCGGCGCTTCGGCTGCGTGGTCTCGTTCGTGCTGCCCGACCGGGCCCACGCCGAGCGCTTCCTCGCCGCACTGCGCCTCGTCGACGACGCGACGAGCTTCGGCGGGATCCGGTCGACCGCCGAGCGCCGCCGGCGCTGGGGAGGGGACGACGTGCCCGAGGGCTTCATCCGCTTCTCCGTCGGCGCCGAGGACCCCGAGGACCTGCTGGCCGACGTGGCGCGGGCGCTGGACGAGGCGGCGGCCGGCAGGTCTTAG
- a CDS encoding LysR family transcriptional regulator — MDLALLRTFVTVHRAGSFTRAAALLGLSQPAVTGQIRTLERQLGRPLFLRQARGVTPTTIGDELAHRAAPHLDALLEIAEAELDSESAVRTVHLTGPPEFTALRALPALTPLTGQGLALRTSFGTAEESLDGLAAGRHDIAVTTARPRGGLLSATALCDEEHVLVAAPRWASHLGPDDLRKGHVVLEQLPVVEVHETLPLVSRYWHSVFESRPAAAGTVIAPDLRAVLEAAAAGAGLAVLPRYLCEEALAQGRLVALLEPAVPPLRTYFLVVRTGSLAHPHVARAHECLLRAAAEW, encoded by the coding sequence ATGGATCTGGCCCTGCTGCGCACATTCGTCACGGTGCACCGGGCAGGCTCCTTCACCCGCGCCGCCGCCCTGCTCGGCCTCTCCCAGCCCGCCGTCACCGGCCAGATACGCACGCTCGAACGCCAGCTGGGCCGGCCCCTCTTCCTGCGCCAGGCGCGCGGTGTCACCCCCACCACGATCGGCGACGAGCTCGCCCACCGGGCCGCCCCGCACCTGGACGCGCTGCTGGAGATCGCCGAGGCGGAACTGGACAGCGAGTCCGCCGTGCGCACCGTGCACCTGACCGGACCCCCGGAGTTCACGGCTCTGCGCGCCCTGCCGGCACTGACGCCGCTGACCGGCCAGGGGCTCGCCCTGCGCACCTCGTTCGGCACCGCGGAGGAGTCGCTCGACGGGCTGGCGGCAGGCCGTCACGACATCGCCGTCACCACCGCCCGCCCGCGCGGCGGTCTGCTGAGCGCCACGGCGCTGTGCGACGAGGAGCACGTCCTGGTGGCCGCTCCGCGCTGGGCCTCGCACCTCGGACCCGACGATCTGCGCAAGGGCCATGTGGTGCTCGAACAGCTCCCCGTGGTCGAGGTGCACGAGACGCTGCCGCTGGTGTCCCGCTACTGGCACAGCGTCTTCGAGTCCCGACCGGCGGCGGCCGGCACGGTCATCGCTCCCGACCTGCGGGCCGTCCTGGAGGCGGCCGCCGCCGGTGCCGGGCTCGCGGTGCTGCCCCGCTACCTGTGCGAGGAGGCGCTGGCGCAGGGGCGCCTGGTCGCCCTCCTCGAACCGGCCGTCCCTCCGCTGCGCACGTACTTCCTGGTCGTCCGCACCGGCAGCCTGGCCCACCCGCACGTCGCACGGGCGCACGAGTGCCTGCTGCGCGCGGCCGCGGAGTGGTGA
- a CDS encoding NUDIX domain-containing protein gives MTERPVVKRTARAILLDGDDLVLIKRTKPGVDPYWLTPGGGVEPEDATVVDALHREVHEELGAKIVDVVPCFVDTVEHIADGGVTGVKVQHFFVCRLESMDPSQRHGPEIDEPCGEYEIVRVPFSRVGIAAVHLVPLSLRHYLDGNIEGVRAMHAPDLG, from the coding sequence ATGACCGAACGACCGGTGGTCAAGCGCACCGCACGCGCCATCCTGCTCGACGGGGACGACCTCGTCCTGATCAAGCGAACCAAGCCCGGCGTCGACCCGTACTGGCTCACTCCCGGCGGCGGGGTCGAACCGGAGGACGCGACCGTCGTCGACGCCCTCCACCGCGAGGTACACGAGGAGCTCGGCGCCAAGATCGTCGATGTGGTGCCCTGCTTCGTCGACACCGTCGAGCACATCGCCGACGGCGGTGTGACCGGCGTGAAGGTGCAGCACTTCTTCGTCTGCCGGCTGGAGTCGATGGACCCCTCCCAGCGCCACGGCCCCGAGATCGACGAGCCGTGCGGGGAGTACGAGATCGTACGGGTCCCGTTCAGCCGCGTCGGCATCGCGGCGGTCCATCTCGTACCGCTGTCGCTGCGCCACTACCTGGACGGCAACATCGAAGGCGTACGCGCGATGCACGCGCCGGATCTCGGCTGA
- a CDS encoding globin domain-containing protein, translating to MDAPAHTSGEGGMPDAGGGWFSPRRQPSPQGQPSGSGDGTGEPSAPGGTTAEHSAARAGERGRTGDDAAAAATPSRPVSAIRPVGSGASRRDRPRLSVVPDLPGEDAAPPAEGDGARAGTAESAPAATARPDGFTEPRRDTGPPASPDALLVRRTLAEIGPVADEVTSYFYALLFTRHPALRSMFPVAMDTQRDRLLKALLTAAEHTDNAAVLTEYLQHLGRGHRKYGTQPAHYPAVGEALLGALARFATTTWDAESEAAWVRTYTTISQIMIDAAAENELHAPAWWDAEVVSHDLRTSDIAVVTVRPDTPYAFLAGQYTTLETPWWPRVWRHYSFAGAPRSDGLLSFHVKAVPAGWVSNALVHRARPGDVLRLGPPAGSMTVDHTTDNGLLCLGGGTGIAPIKALVEDVATHGERRTVEVFYGARTDYDLYDIDTMLRLQQAHPWLSVRPVVDDRAQFPSALREFGRHGPWDGFDAYLSGPPGMIRSGVHALRAFGIPVDRIRHDSLEDLVAVGD from the coding sequence GCCGGACGCCGGCGGCGGATGGTTCAGCCCCCGCAGGCAGCCGTCGCCGCAGGGGCAGCCCTCCGGATCCGGTGACGGCACCGGTGAGCCCTCCGCACCCGGCGGCACCACCGCTGAGCACTCCGCAGCCCGAGCGGGCGAGCGGGGCCGCACGGGAGACGACGCCGCAGCGGCGGCCACGCCGTCGCGACCGGTGAGCGCGATACGTCCGGTGGGATCCGGCGCGTCCCGGCGCGACCGGCCGCGTCTCTCGGTGGTCCCGGACCTTCCCGGGGAGGACGCCGCGCCGCCCGCTGAGGGGGACGGCGCCCGCGCGGGGACGGCGGAGTCCGCTCCCGCCGCGACCGCGCGACCGGACGGCTTCACCGAGCCGCGCCGGGACACCGGTCCGCCCGCGTCGCCCGACGCGCTTCTCGTGCGCCGGACCCTCGCCGAGATCGGGCCGGTGGCGGACGAGGTCACCTCGTACTTCTACGCCCTCCTCTTCACCCGCCACCCCGCCCTGCGCTCCATGTTCCCGGTGGCCATGGACACCCAGCGGGACCGGCTGCTCAAGGCGCTGCTCACCGCGGCCGAGCACACGGACAACGCGGCCGTGCTGACGGAGTACCTCCAGCACCTGGGGCGGGGCCACCGCAAGTACGGCACCCAGCCCGCGCACTACCCGGCGGTGGGGGAGGCGCTGCTGGGCGCTCTGGCCCGGTTCGCGACCACGACATGGGACGCCGAGTCCGAGGCCGCCTGGGTACGCACGTACACGACGATCTCGCAGATCATGATCGACGCGGCGGCGGAGAACGAGCTCCACGCCCCCGCCTGGTGGGACGCCGAGGTCGTGTCGCACGACCTGCGGACCTCGGACATCGCGGTGGTCACCGTGCGGCCGGACACGCCGTACGCCTTCCTCGCCGGTCAGTACACGACGCTGGAGACCCCCTGGTGGCCGCGGGTGTGGCGGCACTACTCGTTCGCCGGGGCGCCCCGTTCGGACGGGCTGCTGTCCTTCCACGTGAAGGCGGTCCCCGCGGGCTGGGTCTCCAACGCGCTCGTGCATCGCGCCCGCCCCGGGGACGTGCTCCGCCTCGGGCCCCCGGCCGGCTCGATGACGGTCGACCACACCACCGACAACGGCCTCCTCTGCCTCGGCGGAGGAACCGGCATCGCGCCGATCAAGGCGCTCGTGGAGGACGTGGCCACCCACGGAGAGCGGCGCACGGTCGAGGTCTTCTACGGGGCCCGCACGGACTACGACCTCTACGACATCGACACCATGCTCCGGCTCCAGCAGGCGCATCCGTGGCTGTCGGTCCGTCCCGTGGTCGACGACCGCGCCCAGTTCCCCTCGGCGCTGCGCGAGTTCGGCAGACACGGTCCCTGGGACGGCTTCGACGCCTATCTCTCCGGACCGCCCGGGATGATCCGCAGCGGGGTGCACGCGCTGCGCGCGTTCGGCATACCCGTGGACCGGATACGCCACGACTCGCTGGAGGACCTGGTCGCGGTCGGGGACTGA